In Dama dama isolate Ldn47 chromosome 9, ASM3311817v1, whole genome shotgun sequence, the following proteins share a genomic window:
- the KISS1R gene encoding kiSS-1 receptor: MQPLSASGPNASWWAPANTTVCPGCGANTSDGAIPAPWPVDAWLVPLFFGALMLLGLTGNSLVIFVICRHKQMRTVTNFYIANLAVTDLTFLLCCVPFTALLYPLPAWVLGDFMCKFLNYIQQVSVQATCATLTAMSVDRWYVTVFPLRALHRRTPRLALAVSLGIWVGSAVVSAPVFALHRLSSGPRTYCSEAFPSRALERAFALYNLLALYLLPLVATCACYGAMLRHLGRAAVHPATADGTLQGQLLAERAGAVRAKVSRLVAAVVLLFAACWGPIQLFLLLQALGPAGAWHPRSYAAYALKIWAHCMSYCNSALNPLLYAFLGSHFRQAFRRVCPCALQPLPRPWRPGPSDLATAGQTQLRRLGHARPPEVRQR; this comes from the exons ATGCAGCCCTTGTCCGCGTCTGGGCCTAACGCGTCCTGGTGGGCGCCGGCCAATACAACGGTCTGCCCCGGCTGTGGCGCCAACACCTCGGACGGTGCGATCCCTGCGCCTTGGCCGGTGGACGCCTGGCTGGTGCCGCTCTTCTTCGGCGCGCTGATGCTTCTCGGCCTGACAGGGAACTCGCTGGTCATCTTCGTCATCTGCCGCCACAAGCAGATGCGGACGGTGACCAACTTCTACATCG CCAACCTGGCGGTCACGGACTTAACGTTCCTGCTGTGCTGCGTGCCGTTCACCGCTCTGCTCTACCCGCTGCCCGCCTGGGTGCTGGGCGACTTCATGTGCAAGTTTCTCAACTACATCCAGCAG GTCTCGGTGCAGGCCACGTGCGCCACCCTGACCGCCATGAGCGTGGACCGCTGGTACGTAACAGTGTTCCCGCTGCGCGCCCTGCACCGCCGCACGCCCCGCCTGGCGCTGGCAGTCAGCCTCGGCATCTGGGTGG GCTCGGCTGTCGTGTCGGCGCCGGTGTTCGCCCTACATCGCCTGTCGTCCGGACCGCGCACCTACTGCAGCGAGGCCTTCCCCAGCCGCGCCCTCGAGCGAGCCTTCGCGCTCTACAACCTGCTGGCGCTCTACCTGCTGCCGCTGGTCGCCACCTGTGCCTGCTACGGGGCCATGCTACGTCACTTGGGCCGGGCCGCCGTGCACCCAGCGACCGCCGACGGCACCCTGCAG GGGCAGCTGCTGGCGGAGCGGGCGGGTGCCGTGCGGGCCAAGGTCTCGCGGCTGGTGGCGGCCGTGGTCCTGCTCTTCGCTGCCTGCTGGGGCCCCATCCAGCTGTTCCTGCTGCTGCAGGCGCTGGGCCCGGCCGGCGCCTGGCATCCGCGCAGTTACGCCGCCTACGCGCTCAAGATCTGGGCACACTGCATGTCCTACTGCAACTCGGCGCTGAACCCACTGCTCTACGCCTTCCTGGGCTCCCACTTCCGTCAGGCCTTCCGCCGCGTCTGCCCCTGCGCTCTCCAGCCGCTCCCGCGGCCCTGGCGGCCCGGACCCTCGGACCTCGCGACCGCCGGCCAAACCCAGCTGCGACGCCTGGGCCACGCCAGGCCCCCCGAAGTCAGGCAGCGGTAG